The sequence below is a genomic window from Acidilobus saccharovorans 345-15.
TCACGGCCTTCCAGGTGTGGCCGTTGGGGCACCTGAAGGCGCCCATAACTGTTATCGTCACCCTTCCCTCCCTGTCAGGTATTGGCGACACCAGCGTCCAAGTCCTCTCTGGGTCCGTGACTCTGACGCCGCACACGGGGCACGTGAACGGGTCCCCTGACTTACCCTTGGACTTCCTTGGCAAGCTTCCGCCCACTGGCCTCCTGACCCTTAGCGTTAAAATACCTAATAGGGTGCCTTGCGTCTGCAGCTTAATAAGAGGCCTCGGTCAAGGCCTGTGGCGGCGTAGGCGGAGCCCATCGCTTTTTACCTAGGGCCCTCACTGGCCACGCGGTGAGCTGAGTGGCCAGCGACGAGGACTTCATTATATCCTCGGTGCACGGCGTCCTAGCCCTCGACTCGAGGGGAAACCCCACGGTTAAGGTAATAGCTAAGACGAAGGCTGGGGTAGGCGTAGGCATAGCGCCCAGCGGGGCTAGCAAGAGCAGCAAGGAGGCCATAGAGAAGAGGGACGGCGGCAGGGGCTGGGGCGGCATGGGAGTTAACCAGGCGCTGTCAAACGTTAACACCATAGTCGCCCCCAGGCTCATAGGCCTCGACTCAAGGAAGCAGTCGCTTATAGACGGGGTCCTGATAGAGATAGACGGCACCCCTAACAAGTCAAGGCTCGGAGGTAACGTCACCACCGCGACCAGCATAGCGGTAGCTAAGGCGGCCGCGGCCTCCTCAGGGGTTGAGCTCTACGAGTACCTTGGAGGGCCAGGAGCTAAGGTGCTGCCGACCCCCCTCATGAACGTCATAAACGGGGGAGTGCACGCGGGCAACAACCTAGCCTTCCAGGAGTTCATAATAATACCTGCAGGCGCCCCCACGTTCACTGAAGCCATGAGGATGGCCGTTGAGGTCTACAAGTCCCTCAAGAGCTACCTAAGCGACAAGTATGGCAAGACGTCAACTAATGTGGGCGACGAGGGGGGCTACGCGCCGCCTATGAACGAGGTCAGGGAGCCCCTCGAGGCCCTGAGGGCGGCCATAAAGGCCGCAGGGTACGAGCTGGGCTCTGACTTCTTCCTGGGCATTGACGCGGCCTCCTCAGAGTTCTACGACCCTGAGAAGAAGGCCTACAGGGTTGACGGAAAGCTGTACGACCCTGGCTCGCTCCTCGACCTCTACGTTCAGCTTGTCGACGAGTTCAGCATAGCCTACCTCGAGGACCCCTTCCACGAGGAGGACCTGCAGCACTTCTCTGAGATAACTGCAAAGCTCGGCTCCAGGGTCCTCATAGTTGGCGATGACCTCTACGCTACTAACGTCAAGTACCTGCAGGAGGGCATCAAGGCCAGGGCGACCAACGGGGCCCTGGTCAAAGTAAACCAGGTGGGCACCCTCACGGAGACCCTGGACTACATAAGGGTCGCCAGGAACGCCGGCATAAGGCCCGTCATAAGCCACAGGAGCGGGGACACCGAGGACCCGTTCATAGCTGACCTCGCAGTTGCGGTCGGCGCCGGCGTGATAAAGACCGGCGCCCCGGCCAGGAGCGAGAGGCTGGCCAAGTACAACAGACTCCTTGAGATAGAGGACTCCCTGGGCCCGATGGCGACCTACGCAGGCAGGGAGCCCTTCATTACCAGGGCCTGAGGCCCACATCTGAGCTTATTTTTAGCGGCCCCTCCCTAGGCCGGGGAAGCCAAGTGGAGGTCAAGGTCAAGGACCCCTCGCTCGCCGGCGAGGGCAGGCTTAAGATAGAGTGGGCCGAGGCCCACATGCCCGTCCTTATGGAGCTCAGGCGCAGGTACCAGGACAAGAAGCCCCTGAGGGGCTACAGGATCTCAGCGGCCCTTCACGTCACCAAGGAGACGGCCGTGCTCATAAGGACCCTGAAGGCGTGGGGCGCCGAGGTATCCCTGGTGCCAAGCAACCCCCTCTCAACGCAGGACGACGTGGCCGCGGCCCTGGCCGATGAAGGCATAGCGGTGAGGGCCTGGAGGGGCATGAACGAGCAGGAGTACTTTGAGGCCATAAGGGAGGCCGCCAGGTCCTCCCCTGACGTAGTGGTAGATGACGGCGCTGACCTCCATGTGACCCTCCACGAGGAGATGCCCAGCGTGGCTAAGAACGTCATTGGGGGCAACGAGGAGACTACAACAGGGGTCATAAGGCTCAAGGCCCTGGAGGCCAGCGGGAGGCTCCTCTACCCCGTCATAGCAGTTAACAACGCGCTGACCAAGTACCTCTTCGACAACAGGTACGGCACCGGCCAGAGCGCGCTGGACGGCGTGCTCAGGGCCACTAACGTGCTCCTCGCGGGCAAGAGGCTTGTGGTAGCCGGCTACGGCTGGGTCGGAAGGGGCATAGCAATAAGGGCCAGAGGCATGGGGGCCAGGGTTATAGTCACCGAGGTTGACCCGATAAGGGCCCTTGAGGCGGTTATGGACGGCTTTGACGTGATGAGCATGGACGAGGCCGCGCCCCTGGGCGACATATTCATAACGGCCACGGGGGACAAGGACGTCATAAGGAAGGAGCACATGCTCAAGATGAAGGACGGGGCGATACTTGCTAACGCCGGCCACTTTAACGTTGAGGTGAGCGTGACGGACCTGGAGTCCATAGCAAAGTCCAAGAGGGAGATAAGGCCGAACACCGTGGAGTACGTGCTGCCCGACGGCAGGAGGCTCTACCTCCTGGCAGAGGGAAGGCTCGTCAACCTGGTCGCGGCTGAGGGACACCCAAGCGAGGTCATGGACATGAGCTTCGCTAACCAGGCCCTCTCGGTTCTATATCACATAAACAACAGGGGGAGGCTGCAGCCCAAGGTTTATGACGTGCCCCTTGAGCAGGACCAGGAGGTGGCCAGGCTGAAGCTAAGAACCATGGGCATAAATATAGATGAACTCACGCCGGAGCAGCAGGAGTACCTGAGGAGCTGGAAATGAATGGAGCCACTGCGGTCCTGGCGGCGGCCCTGTTTGTTGTGGCCTGGCTCCTGCTATACGTTAGCCTGAGGAACCGAAAGGTCGAAGGCCTCACGGTTTACCCCTTTATCCTGATTTACAGGCTGAGATACTCCAGGAGCCCCCTGAGGCCGGGGCTTGAGTCAAAGCTTGTAAAAGTTTACGGCGTTGCGGGCCTGGCGGCGACGGCTTTTGCCATGGGCTACTTCTACTTTGTCAGCGGCTCCCTGTTCCTTGAGAGGTACCTCGTCAGGGCCCCGCAGGCGAGCGCCGAGGGCTTCGTGCCCCTCATACCGGGGGTCACGGTAGGCCTCTATGAGTTCATGTTCATACTGATAGCCGTTGGCGTGGCTGTCCTAGTTCACGAGTTCTCCCACGCCATTGTCTCAAGGGCCGCTGGCGTGCCCGTGAAGGGGGCCGGCCTGCTGCTAATGGCCTTCGTGCCCGCGGCCTTTGTGGAGCCAGACGAGGGGTCCCTCAAGGCTGCCCCGCTAAGGTCAAAGGTAATGATATACGCGGCCGGCGTGGCCTCCAACGTTGCCCTGGGCTTCCTCTTCGCCTACATCATGTCATTACTTATACCGTCGCTGGCCTCCGGCATAACCATAGTGTCCGTGGAGGCGAACAGCCCAGCTTACGTCGCTGGCCTGCTGCCCGGCATGAAAATCATAGCAATAAACGGCGCGCCCGTGAGGACCGTCACCCAGGGGCTCCAGGAACTGATAAAGGCCGGCGCTGAGGGCGCGGCGCCTGCCAACGTCACCCTGACCGTGATATACAACGGACTTGAAAAGGCCGTGACAGTCGTCAAGCCTGCCGGGGTGGACCACATAGGCATAGAGGTTGTCCAGAGCTTCAGGCTCAACTGGCTCGTGGAGCTCCTCACGTCATTCTACGTTGTTAACATGGGCCTAGCGCTCATCAACGCCGCCCCCTTCGCCTTCCCGCTCCCAGGCTTCGGCGTGGAGAGCGACGGGGGGCAGATGCTCAGGGAGGTGCTGTCAAGGGCCGCGGGCAGGCTAGGCTACGCTATATCAGCTGGGGTTGAGATGGCAACCTTGCTCCTCATAATAAGCCTCCTGACGCTCGCGCCCGTCAGGCTCCCGTGAGTGCTAAGGAAAATAAGTTCCCCCAACCACGCCAGAGGGGGTAACGCCTTGTTAATGGCCGTCATAAGTGACTCGCATGACGATGTGGCCTCTATGAGGCTGGCGGCCGCTAAGGTGAAGTCCCTTGGGGTAAAG
It includes:
- the eno gene encoding phosphopyruvate hydratase: MASDEDFIISSVHGVLALDSRGNPTVKVIAKTKAGVGVGIAPSGASKSSKEAIEKRDGGRGWGGMGVNQALSNVNTIVAPRLIGLDSRKQSLIDGVLIEIDGTPNKSRLGGNVTTATSIAVAKAAAASSGVELYEYLGGPGAKVLPTPLMNVINGGVHAGNNLAFQEFIIIPAGAPTFTEAMRMAVEVYKSLKSYLSDKYGKTSTNVGDEGGYAPPMNEVREPLEALRAAIKAAGYELGSDFFLGIDAASSEFYDPEKKAYRVDGKLYDPGSLLDLYVQLVDEFSIAYLEDPFHEEDLQHFSEITAKLGSRVLIVGDDLYATNVKYLQEGIKARATNGALVKVNQVGTLTETLDYIRVARNAGIRPVISHRSGDTEDPFIADLAVAVGAGVIKTGAPARSERLAKYNRLLEIEDSLGPMATYAGREPFITRA
- a CDS encoding adenosylhomocysteinase; amino-acid sequence: MEVKVKDPSLAGEGRLKIEWAEAHMPVLMELRRRYQDKKPLRGYRISAALHVTKETAVLIRTLKAWGAEVSLVPSNPLSTQDDVAAALADEGIAVRAWRGMNEQEYFEAIREAARSSPDVVVDDGADLHVTLHEEMPSVAKNVIGGNEETTTGVIRLKALEASGRLLYPVIAVNNALTKYLFDNRYGTGQSALDGVLRATNVLLAGKRLVVAGYGWVGRGIAIRARGMGARVIVTEVDPIRALEAVMDGFDVMSMDEAAPLGDIFITATGDKDVIRKEHMLKMKDGAILANAGHFNVEVSVTDLESIAKSKREIRPNTVEYVLPDGRRLYLLAEGRLVNLVAAEGHPSEVMDMSFANQALSVLYHINNRGRLQPKVYDVPLEQDQEVARLKLRTMGINIDELTPEQQEYLRSWK
- a CDS encoding site-2 protease family protein, with the protein product MNGATAVLAAALFVVAWLLLYVSLRNRKVEGLTVYPFILIYRLRYSRSPLRPGLESKLVKVYGVAGLAATAFAMGYFYFVSGSLFLERYLVRAPQASAEGFVPLIPGVTVGLYEFMFILIAVGVAVLVHEFSHAIVSRAAGVPVKGAGLLLMAFVPAAFVEPDEGSLKAAPLRSKVMIYAAGVASNVALGFLFAYIMSLLIPSLASGITIVSVEANSPAYVAGLLPGMKIIAINGAPVRTVTQGLQELIKAGAEGAAPANVTLTVIYNGLEKAVTVVKPAGVDHIGIEVVQSFRLNWLVELLTSFYVVNMGLALINAAPFAFPLPGFGVESDGGQMLREVLSRAAGRLGYAISAGVEMATLLLIISLLTLAPVRLP